The Dokdonella koreensis DS-123 genome has a segment encoding these proteins:
- a CDS encoding TerC family protein, which produces MHTIGTVELWVVFGAIVLIALAVDFLILRASGAHKVSFREAAIWSAGWIGLALLFNLGLWWWLDQQAGRVVANDIALEFLTGYVVEKALAIDNIFVFLLIFARFRVSPELQQRALMVGILGAIVLRALLILIGAALIARFHWILYLFGIFLVYTGIKMARAPNEEADFEGNPLMRWMRRHLRLTDRYHGTALSIVDNGVRYFTPMFVVMALIAVTDVIFAVDSIPAIFAITEDPFIVLTSNVFAVLGLRALFFLLAGMADRFHLLNYGLAATLVFIGIKMLIVDVWKVPVGLSLIVVALCIGTSMLASHLVRRREQRGA; this is translated from the coding sequence ATGCATACGATCGGTACGGTCGAACTTTGGGTGGTCTTCGGCGCGATCGTCCTGATCGCCCTGGCCGTCGACTTCCTGATACTGAGGGCCAGCGGCGCCCACAAGGTCTCGTTCCGCGAGGCCGCGATCTGGAGCGCCGGCTGGATCGGCCTGGCCCTGCTGTTCAACCTCGGCCTGTGGTGGTGGCTGGACCAGCAGGCCGGGCGCGTCGTCGCCAACGACATCGCGCTGGAGTTCCTGACCGGCTACGTGGTCGAGAAGGCGCTGGCGATCGACAACATCTTCGTCTTCCTGCTGATCTTCGCGCGGTTTCGCGTCAGCCCCGAGCTGCAGCAGCGCGCGCTGATGGTCGGCATCCTCGGCGCGATCGTGCTGCGCGCGCTGCTGATCCTGATCGGCGCGGCGCTGATCGCGCGCTTCCACTGGATCCTGTACCTGTTCGGCATCTTCCTGGTCTACACCGGCATCAAGATGGCGCGGGCGCCGAACGAGGAGGCGGACTTCGAGGGCAATCCGCTGATGCGCTGGATGCGGCGCCACCTGCGCCTGACCGACCGCTACCACGGCACGGCGCTCAGCATCGTCGACAACGGCGTGCGCTACTTCACGCCGATGTTCGTGGTGATGGCGCTGATCGCGGTGACCGACGTCATCTTCGCCGTGGACTCGATCCCGGCGATCTTCGCGATCACCGAAGACCCGTTCATCGTGCTGACCTCCAACGTGTTCGCGGTGCTCGGCCTGCGCGCCCTGTTCTTCCTGCTGGCCGGCATGGCCGACCGCTTCCACCTGCTGAACTACGGCCTGGCCGCGACGCTGGTCTTCATCGGCATCAAGATGCTGATCGTCGACGTCTGGAAGGTGCCGGTCGGCCTTTCGCTGATCGTCGTCGCGCTGTGCATCGGCACGTCGATGCTGGCCAGCCACCTGGTCCGGCGGCGCGAGCAGCGGGGCGCCTGA
- a CDS encoding pteridine-dependent deoxygenase — MSNDRTAHRPALDVVAGGPSHRAAVADRLPALRIALEQADPSGLLARDDVLAVIGFGRTGLPADPRCLRVGLEPIGPAPLEVWYGQGPVRHGEDAGIRWSRDEDYTFFAIEVAEEPGSALGGAAERLYRRLGTWLAAQPHHLLRLWNYFDAINDGDGDEERYRQFCTGRVLGMQDLFGAVYPAATVIGRRDGERVLQVYGLAARRPGEAIENPRQLSAWRYPRDYGPTAPRFARAMRSPGDQLLISGTAAIVGHASRHREDVVAQLEETLANLDSLCAAVSSGLRLGSGSVLKVYVRRPQDAAAILQRLRTHVPGGAVLVLAGDVCRRELLVEVDGIHG, encoded by the coding sequence GTGTCGAATGACCGGACCGCTCATCGCCCGGCGCTGGACGTCGTGGCCGGCGGTCCGTCACACCGTGCGGCGGTTGCCGACCGCCTGCCGGCGCTGCGCATCGCGCTCGAACAGGCCGACCCGTCCGGACTGCTGGCCCGCGACGACGTGCTCGCCGTCATCGGCTTCGGACGAACCGGTCTTCCCGCCGATCCACGGTGCCTGCGCGTCGGCCTGGAACCGATCGGCCCGGCGCCGCTGGAGGTCTGGTACGGCCAGGGCCCGGTGAGGCACGGCGAGGATGCCGGCATCCGCTGGAGCCGCGACGAGGACTACACGTTCTTCGCGATCGAGGTGGCCGAGGAGCCTGGCTCCGCCCTCGGCGGTGCCGCCGAGCGGCTCTACCGCCGGCTCGGTACCTGGCTGGCGGCCCAGCCGCATCACCTGCTGCGGCTGTGGAACTACTTCGACGCGATCAACGATGGCGACGGTGACGAGGAACGCTACCGCCAGTTCTGTACCGGGCGTGTCCTGGGCATGCAGGATCTGTTCGGTGCCGTCTATCCGGCGGCGACCGTGATCGGCCGCCGCGACGGCGAGCGCGTGCTGCAGGTCTACGGCCTGGCCGCGCGCCGGCCCGGCGAGGCGATCGAGAATCCGCGCCAGCTCAGCGCCTGGCGCTACCCGCGCGACTACGGTCCGACCGCGCCGCGGTTCGCGCGCGCGATGCGCAGTCCCGGCGACCAGCTGCTGATCTCGGGAACGGCGGCGATCGTCGGGCACGCGTCGCGCCACCGCGAGGACGTCGTGGCGCAGCTCGAGGAAACACTGGCCAACCTGGACAGCCTGTGCGCGGCCGTTTCATCCGGGCTGCGGCTGGGATCGGGCAGCGTGCTCAAGGTCTACGTGCGCCGGCCGCAGGACGCCGCCGCGATCCTCCAACGCCTGCGCACCCACGTGCCGGGCGGTGCCGTGCTGGTGCTGGCCGGCGACGTCTGCCGGCGCGAGCTGCTGGTCGAGGTCGACGGCATTCACGGCTGA
- a CDS encoding class I SAM-dependent rRNA methyltransferase, translated as MNSHASGPLPVIQLKTERRSNHPWIFQKMVEKPAVKPRPGTVVDIVDREGSFAGRGFYNGHSRIALRVLTADPDEAVDEAFFARRIAQAVALRREVLKLDTVTDAYRLIHSEGDGLSGLVVDRFANTLVIEYFSAGMFKQRDLIRRCLLEHFPDADLYWFAEEHVQKQESFDCAIPAAPQPTVIHEYGVKFHAAPGTKHKTGFFADQRDNRRLLADFCNGSRVLDLCCNSGGFAIYAKAIGQAAEVVGVDLDEEILGIAEQNARLNKARVRFVQADIFPWLRDLAVAGRERFDVVVLDPAKMTRDREQVIPALKKYLDMNKLALGAVKPGGIFVTCSCTGLVSEEQFLDMLRRAAFYANRTVQVLKVSGAGADHPFLAHVPESRYLKAVFCRVE; from the coding sequence ATGAATTCGCATGCTTCCGGGCCGCTGCCCGTCATTCAGCTCAAGACCGAACGCCGTTCCAACCATCCCTGGATCTTCCAGAAGATGGTCGAGAAGCCCGCCGTCAAGCCGCGACCGGGCACGGTCGTGGACATCGTCGACCGCGAAGGAAGCTTCGCCGGCCGTGGCTTCTACAACGGCCATTCGCGCATCGCCCTGCGGGTCCTGACCGCCGATCCGGACGAGGCCGTCGACGAGGCGTTCTTCGCGCGCAGGATCGCCCAGGCGGTCGCGCTGCGCCGCGAGGTGCTCAAGCTCGACACCGTCACCGATGCCTACCGGCTGATCCACTCCGAAGGCGACGGCCTGTCCGGACTGGTGGTGGACCGCTTCGCCAATACGCTGGTCATCGAGTATTTCTCCGCCGGCATGTTCAAGCAGCGCGACCTGATCCGTCGCTGCCTGCTGGAGCATTTCCCGGACGCCGACCTCTACTGGTTCGCCGAGGAGCACGTCCAGAAGCAGGAGAGCTTCGATTGCGCGATCCCGGCGGCGCCGCAGCCGACGGTGATCCACGAGTACGGCGTCAAGTTCCATGCCGCGCCGGGCACCAAGCACAAGACCGGCTTCTTCGCCGACCAGCGCGACAACCGCCGGCTGCTGGCCGATTTCTGCAACGGCAGCCGCGTGCTGGACCTGTGCTGCAACTCCGGCGGCTTCGCGATCTACGCCAAGGCGATCGGCCAGGCGGCCGAAGTCGTCGGTGTCGACCTGGACGAGGAGATCCTCGGCATCGCCGAGCAGAACGCCCGCTTGAACAAGGCGCGGGTCCGTTTCGTCCAGGCCGACATCTTCCCGTGGCTGCGCGACCTGGCGGTCGCCGGCCGCGAGCGGTTCGACGTGGTCGTGCTCGATCCGGCCAAGATGACCCGCGATCGCGAGCAGGTGATTCCGGCGCTCAAGAAGTACCTGGACATGAACAAGCTGGCGCTCGGCGCGGTCAAGCCCGGCGGCATCTTCGTGACCTGTTCGTGCACCGGCCTGGTCAGCGAGGAGCAGTTCCTCGACATGCTGCGGCGCGCGGCGTTCTACGCCAACCGGACGGTCCAGGTGCTCAAGGTCAGCGGTGCCGGTGCCGATCATCCGTTCCTCGCGCACGTGCCGGAGAGCCGGTACCTCAAGGCGGTGTTCTGCCGTGTCGAATGA
- a CDS encoding LTA synthase family protein: MNILLALRQSPAGRTPMRLVLALVLCAGLLMGVVDRLDPAFAARAASAGGNLGLLALNTLPAVALLLALWALTRRLLLACWLTLLAIAGLYAANAAKIEHLQTPLLPADLRFFSEPGPALELFGHYVSFEMRHLLPAAAVILFTLLLWNRPGLPGLAGWRRLALGAVAVVATVTMVAGSGPWKRVFDARRLGFEPWALAESTTHVGLIGALLMYHWELGGGDVPRADREAALALLHDHGPALRARLAATAAGEPAPDIVVVQSESLFDPARLRDIPSGQYLREYHRLRKRAKAGEMTVPTFGGGTIRTEFEVLTGVPLDTLGGLQYPWLELHRHDLPNLASVLSRQGYRTTAIHPNSAAFWNRSKAYPALGFDRFLDIGAFSKEDVVGLFTSDAALTDRILAELDTGGQPHFIFAISMENHGPFDWRPGLDAERLSRLSMPERLDEGGRYWLGNYLYLLEDADRELGRLIGALKKRERRTLVLFYGDHLPALPPVYHQLGFEDERDAQLQTVPWLLYDSARTRPQRFNTRSWLLPSLLLDAAGVHDEPYFAVIDTLRSQIDLDDRELDGTEQAGLLALARLQLRGELPSLLDEALAAEPAAQDEQALAP; the protein is encoded by the coding sequence ATGAACATCCTTCTCGCTCTCCGCCAGTCGCCGGCCGGACGCACGCCCATGCGCCTGGTGCTGGCGCTGGTCCTTTGCGCCGGCCTGCTGATGGGCGTGGTCGACCGGCTCGATCCCGCCTTTGCCGCGCGCGCCGCGTCGGCCGGCGGCAATCTCGGGTTGCTCGCACTCAATACGCTGCCGGCCGTGGCCCTGCTGCTGGCGCTGTGGGCGCTGACCCGGCGCCTGTTGCTGGCCTGCTGGCTGACCCTGCTGGCGATCGCCGGGCTGTACGCGGCGAACGCCGCGAAGATCGAGCACCTGCAGACGCCGTTGCTGCCGGCGGACCTGCGCTTCTTCAGCGAGCCGGGTCCGGCGCTGGAGCTGTTCGGCCACTATGTCTCGTTCGAGATGCGCCACCTGCTGCCGGCGGCCGCCGTCATCCTGTTCACGTTGCTGCTGTGGAACCGGCCCGGCTTGCCGGGGCTGGCCGGCTGGCGCCGGCTGGCGCTGGGCGCCGTCGCCGTCGTCGCCACCGTCACGATGGTCGCCGGCAGCGGCCCGTGGAAGCGGGTCTTCGACGCCCGGCGCCTGGGGTTCGAGCCCTGGGCACTGGCCGAGAGCACGACGCACGTAGGCCTGATCGGCGCCCTGCTGATGTACCACTGGGAGCTCGGCGGCGGCGACGTGCCGCGCGCGGACCGCGAGGCGGCGCTGGCCCTGCTGCACGATCACGGACCGGCATTGCGCGCGCGCCTGGCCGCCACCGCCGCCGGCGAGCCGGCACCGGACATCGTCGTCGTACAGAGCGAATCGCTGTTCGACCCGGCGCGCCTGCGCGACATTCCCAGCGGCCAGTACCTGCGCGAGTACCACCGGCTGCGCAAGCGCGCCAAGGCCGGAGAGATGACGGTGCCGACCTTCGGCGGCGGCACGATCCGCACCGAGTTCGAGGTGCTGACCGGCGTGCCGCTCGATACGCTCGGCGGCCTACAGTATCCGTGGCTGGAGCTGCATCGCCACGACCTGCCGAACCTGGCCTCGGTGCTTTCACGGCAGGGCTATCGCACCACCGCGATCCATCCCAACTCCGCCGCGTTCTGGAACCGCAGCAAGGCCTATCCCGCGCTGGGCTTCGACCGCTTCCTCGATATCGGCGCATTCTCGAAAGAGGACGTCGTCGGCTTGTTCACGTCCGACGCGGCCCTGACCGATCGCATCCTGGCCGAGCTCGACACGGGCGGGCAGCCCCACTTCATCTTCGCGATCAGCATGGAGAACCACGGCCCGTTCGACTGGCGCCCGGGCCTGGACGCCGAGCGGCTGTCGCGGCTGTCGATGCCCGAGCGCCTGGACGAGGGCGGGCGCTACTGGCTCGGCAACTACCTGTACCTGCTGGAGGACGCCGACCGCGAATTGGGCCGGCTGATCGGCGCGCTCAAGAAGCGCGAGCGCCGCACCCTGGTGCTGTTCTACGGCGACCACCTGCCGGCGCTGCCGCCGGTGTACCACCAGCTCGGCTTCGAGGACGAACGCGACGCGCAGCTGCAGACCGTGCCGTGGCTGCTGTACGACAGCGCGCGCACGCGGCCGCAGCGCTTCAACACGCGCAGCTGGCTGCTGCCCTCGCTGCTGCTCGATGCCGCCGGCGTCCACGACGAACCCTACTTCGCCGTCATCGACACGCTGCGCTCGCAGATCGACCTCGACGACCGCGAACTCGACGGCACCGAACAGGCCGGGCTGCTGGCACTGGCGCGTCTGCAATTGCGCGGTGAACTGCCCTCGTTGCTCGACGAGGCGCTGGCGGCCGAACCGGCCGCGCAAGACGAACAGGCGCTGGCGCCGTAA
- a CDS encoding rhomboid family intramembrane serine protease, with product MDIAPALPEPDRVSAANDRIRLRYAIAGSLILAAGIWVVWLAGWLLGWPPGDFGVVPRQAEGLIGIALAPLAHGSFEHLMSNTLPLGLLTCLALYAYPLATRWALPAIWLLSGLGVWLFGRDSSHIGASGLTHGLMFFLFVIGLLRRDKLAVAISLVVFFLYGGMLMTILPREAHVSFESHMAGAVVGILAAIALRRRDPEPPRKRYSWEDEGEPPAQDEELELPRPADVPVLWRRSAVPGGAQIIAFPTARASRPTRDEEPAE from the coding sequence ATGGACATCGCGCCCGCGCTTCCGGAACCCGACCGCGTATCGGCCGCCAACGACCGTATCCGCCTGCGCTACGCCATCGCCGGCAGCCTGATCCTGGCGGCCGGCATCTGGGTGGTCTGGCTGGCCGGCTGGCTGCTCGGCTGGCCGCCCGGTGATTTCGGCGTGGTGCCGCGGCAGGCCGAAGGCCTGATCGGCATCGCGCTGGCGCCGCTCGCGCACGGCTCGTTCGAGCACCTGATGTCCAACACGCTGCCGCTGGGCCTGCTGACCTGTCTGGCGCTGTACGCCTATCCGCTGGCGACGCGCTGGGCGCTGCCGGCGATCTGGCTGCTGTCGGGCCTCGGCGTCTGGCTGTTCGGTCGCGATTCGAGCCACATCGGCGCCAGCGGGCTCACGCACGGGCTGATGTTCTTCCTGTTCGTGATCGGCCTGCTGCGGCGGGACAAGCTGGCGGTGGCGATCTCGCTGGTCGTGTTCTTCCTCTACGGCGGCATGCTGATGACGATCCTGCCGCGCGAGGCGCACGTGTCGTTCGAGTCGCACATGGCCGGCGCCGTCGTCGGCATCCTGGCCGCCATCGCCTTGCGCCGGCGCGATCCGGAGCCGCCGCGCAAGCGTTACAGCTGGGAGGACGAAGGTGAACCGCCGGCCCAGGACGAGGAGCTGGAGCTGCCGCGCCCCGCCGACGTGCCGGTGCTCTGGCGCCGCTCGGCCGTGCCGGGCGGCGCGCAGATCATCGCGTTCCCGACCGCTCGCGCTTCTCGCCCCACCCGCGACGAGGAACCGGCCGAATAG
- a CDS encoding GNAT family N-acetyltransferase, with product MTELVTARLSLRRPGDADAGFVHELVNQPSWLRHIGDKQVRSLDDARRYIAEGPLATFARFGFGLYCVERRSDGLPLGLCGLVKRDYLPEPDIGFAFLDRHCGQGYAAESAVAVLGHAAHPCGLARVGAIVAPANLRSMHLLEKLGFAFERWLEVPDGTAPLRFYGRALGG from the coding sequence GTGACGGAGCTGGTCACCGCGCGCCTGTCGCTGCGCCGCCCCGGCGATGCGGACGCCGGCTTCGTCCACGAGCTGGTGAACCAGCCGTCGTGGCTGCGGCACATCGGCGACAAGCAGGTACGCTCGCTCGACGATGCGCGCAGGTACATCGCCGAAGGCCCCCTGGCGACGTTCGCGCGCTTCGGCTTCGGCCTGTACTGCGTGGAGCGTCGCAGCGACGGCCTGCCGCTAGGGCTCTGCGGCCTGGTCAAGCGCGACTACCTGCCGGAGCCGGACATCGGCTTCGCGTTTCTCGACCGGCACTGCGGTCAGGGCTACGCGGCCGAATCGGCCGTGGCAGTGCTCGGGCATGCGGCACATCCCTGCGGCCTGGCGCGCGTCGGCGCGATCGTGGCGCCGGCCAACCTGCGATCGATGCACCTGCTCGAAAAGCTCGGTTTCGCGTTCGAGCGCTGGCTGGAGGTCCCGGATGGAACCGCCCCGCTCAGGTTCTACGGACGCGCGCTGGGCGGCTGA
- a CDS encoding LTA synthase family protein — MRLRDGTVSEARGARSASRLVGGIAGSLLALALLSLIVVALDPAFQDADTGTEWLLPVLNALPVLAACLLVLALTRRPLLSLWLGAVVLALLYGINALKLEHLETPLLPADFMMLTTPRASAGLLRHYLPASVDAWAPWLGVMLVTAGLARWERPWRGSGGRRRSLPLLAAGLVVVTLVTGVQPWRLLYAQEKVAFVPWSPRETVSNIGLVAGLLRFRWQYSEPVPTPDRAAAAALLAQMPAGTAPRPPPAALPDIVIVQSESFFDPGRLQGLQQREHLPHYRRLAREAIHGDLWVPAFGGGTIRTEFEVLTGLAMRHFPQNEYPYFQLVGNGLPGLVSVLAAQGYRSLALHPNDPAFWNRAAALKNLGIERFESEADFAGAPRDGFFVSDQALAERIVERLPDSGPPQLIVAISMELHGPYDASKPLAEPRRRDAIEVPARLRPASAGRLRTFLYHLGNADRALGWLADALRQRERRTLLLFYGDHLPGLPITFETLGFVDGHPPHQQPVPWLLLDSAAPQAAREDSASFMLPGRLLALLGIDDPWFALTEKLRQETVFGPAFVPAGDAGLAALSQLRQRGEQPPAVEAAAEEAAAAPAAAAAAQP, encoded by the coding sequence ATGCGACTTCGTGACGGAACGGTTTCCGAGGCCCGTGGCGCGCGCTCGGCTTCACGTCTGGTGGGCGGCATCGCCGGCTCGTTGCTGGCACTGGCGCTGCTGTCGCTGATCGTCGTCGCCCTCGACCCGGCGTTCCAGGATGCCGATACCGGAACGGAATGGCTGCTGCCGGTCCTCAACGCCCTGCCGGTTCTGGCGGCCTGCCTGCTGGTACTGGCACTGACGCGGCGTCCCTTGCTGTCGCTATGGCTGGGTGCCGTCGTGCTGGCCCTGCTGTACGGGATCAACGCGCTGAAACTCGAGCATCTGGAAACGCCGTTGCTGCCGGCGGATTTCATGATGCTCACGACACCGCGGGCAAGCGCGGGACTGCTCCGGCACTACCTGCCGGCGAGCGTGGACGCATGGGCACCGTGGCTGGGCGTGATGCTCGTCACCGCCGGCCTCGCCCGCTGGGAGCGTCCCTGGCGCGGCAGCGGCGGCCGCCGCCGGTCGCTGCCGCTGCTGGCGGCCGGGCTGGTGGTCGTCACGCTGGTGACGGGCGTGCAGCCGTGGCGGCTGCTCTACGCGCAGGAAAAGGTCGCCTTCGTGCCGTGGTCGCCGCGGGAAACGGTCTCGAACATCGGTCTCGTGGCCGGCTTGCTGCGCTTCCGCTGGCAGTACTCCGAACCGGTACCGACTCCCGACCGTGCCGCCGCAGCCGCACTGCTGGCGCAGATGCCGGCCGGCACCGCGCCGCGACCGCCGCCGGCGGCATTGCCCGACATCGTCATCGTGCAGAGCGAATCGTTCTTCGATCCGGGCCGCCTGCAAGGACTGCAGCAGCGCGAGCACCTGCCGCACTACCGGCGCCTCGCGCGCGAGGCGATCCACGGCGACCTGTGGGTGCCGGCTTTCGGCGGCGGCACGATCCGCACCGAGTTCGAGGTGCTGACCGGCCTGGCGATGCGCCATTTCCCGCAGAACGAGTACCCGTACTTCCAGCTGGTCGGCAACGGGCTGCCGGGCCTGGTGTCGGTCCTGGCGGCCCAGGGCTATCGCAGCCTGGCGCTGCATCCCAATGACCCGGCGTTCTGGAACCGCGCGGCGGCGCTGAAGAACCTCGGCATCGAGCGCTTCGAGAGCGAGGCGGATTTCGCCGGCGCGCCGCGCGACGGCTTCTTCGTCAGCGACCAGGCACTGGCCGAACGCATCGTCGAGCGGCTGCCGGACAGCGGGCCGCCGCAGTTGATCGTCGCGATCAGCATGGAGCTGCACGGTCCCTACGATGCGTCCAAGCCGCTGGCCGAGCCGCGGCGCCGCGATGCGATCGAGGTGCCGGCACGGCTGCGGCCGGCCAGTGCCGGGCGCCTGCGCACCTTCCTCTATCACCTGGGCAATGCCGACCGCGCCCTGGGCTGGCTCGCCGATGCCTTGCGCCAGCGCGAGCGGCGCACCCTGCTGCTGTTCTACGGCGACCACCTGCCGGGGCTGCCGATCACGTTCGAGACGCTGGGCTTCGTCGACGGCCATCCGCCGCACCAGCAGCCCGTGCCCTGGCTGCTGCTGGATTCGGCGGCCCCGCAGGCGGCGCGCGAGGACAGCGCCTCGTTCATGCTGCCGGGGCGGCTGCTCGCCCTGCTCGGCATCGACGACCCGTGGTTCGCGCTGACCGAGAAGCTGCGGCAGGAAACCGTTTTCGGACCGGCCTTCGTGCCGGCCGGCGATGCCGGCCTCGCGGCGCTCAGCCAGCTGCGCCAGCGCGGCGAGCAGCCGCCGGCCGTGGAGGCGGCCGCGGAGGAAGCGGCGGCTGCGCCGGCCGCCGCCGCTGCGGCTCAGCCGTGA